One window of Quercus robur chromosome 12, dhQueRobu3.1, whole genome shotgun sequence genomic DNA carries:
- the LOC126708489 gene encoding uncharacterized protein LOC126708489, which yields MEGGRQSYFSMPLASRLDRLDFLMKYLERKQNLQTWDRNSLALGLERQCVPVDLAVKEADSKGSLLDRVAALEHRLFQLCLEKQSSNISSSSSLASTLTPGYTSSQGCKGEPSNSLPTFNNHIHGDRLISKVGFYRHEIQGKPHRVPKNLKHASLPKQHIGNSRPTNTKDEKACKSQKKGISPNWPRLKMLGC from the exons ATGGAAGGTGGAAGACAATCTTACTTCTCCATGCCTCTTGCTTCTAGGTTGGATCGTTTGGATTTCCTT ATGAaatatttagaaagaaaacaaaacttacAAACATGGGATAGAAATAGTTTGGCCCTTGGACTCGAGAGACAATGCGTACCAGTGGATTTGGCAGTGAAGGAGGCTGACTCTAAAGGGTCACTGTTGGATAGGGTGGCAGCTCTTGAACATAGGCTTTTTCAG CTATGCTTAGAGAAACAATCTAGCAATATATCAAGCTCTTCATCACTCGCATCAACACTAACACCTGGCTACACTTCTAGCCAAGGGTGCAAGGGGGAACCATCTAACTCACTCCCAACTTTCAACAATCACATTCATGGAGACAGACTCATATCCAAAGTCGGTTTCTATCGGCATGAAATTCAg GGAAAACCTCATAGAGTGCCAAAAAATTTGAAGCATGCAAGTCTTCCTAAGCAGCATATTGGGAACAGTAGGCCCACTAACACTAAGGATGAGAAAGCATGCAAAAGCCAGAAGAAGGGAATATCTCCAAATTGGCCACGCTTAAAAATGTTGGGATGCTAA